AGAGCCGGAGATCAACCTGATCCCCTTCATCGACGTGCTGCTGGTGATCCTCATCTTCCTGATGCTGACCACCACCTACAGCAAGTTCACCGAGCTGCAGCTGACCCTGCCCGTGGCCGACGCCGAGCAGCAGCGCGACTATCCCAAGGAAGTCATCGTCGCCGTCGCCGCCGATGGCCGCTACGCCGTCAACAAGGCCGGCGTCGAGGGCAAGGGCGTGGACGCCATCGCCCAGGCGCTGCAGCAGGCCGGCAAGGCCGGCAGCGGCTCGGTGGTCATCATCAGCGCCGACGCCATGGCGCCGCACCAGTCCGTCATCACGGTGATGGAGGCCGCGCGCCGCGTCGGCCTGACGCAAATCACCTTCGCCACCCAATCCGCCGCCAGCGCGGGCCGCTGATTTTTCGCCCCATGCCCGCGTCCGATCGCCTGCGCCGCGCCTGGCGCCAGCGCGGGCCGCTGGCACTGGCGCTGTGGCCGCTGGCCCAGCTCTACGGCGCGCTGGTGCGCCTGCGCGGCGCGCTCTACCAGCGCGGCTGGCTGCGCACGCAGCGGGTGGACGTGCCCGTCATCGTCGTCGGCAACGTGATTGCTGGCGGCGCCGGCAAAACCCCGGTCACCCTGGCCATCGTCGAACACCTGCGCGCACGCGGCTGGCACCCGGGCGTGATCTCGCGCGGCTACGGGCGCCAGGGCCGCGATTGCCGCCCGGCCCGGCCCGACAGCCTGGCCAGCGAAGTCGGCGACGAGCCGGCGCTGATCGCCCGGCGCAGCGGCGTGCCGGTGTACGTCGCGCCCACGCGCTACCAGGCGGCCTGCGCGCTGCGCGCGGCGCACCCCGAGATCAACATCCTGGTGTGCGACGACGGCCTGCAGCACCTGGCGCTCGCGCGCGACGTCGAAATTTGCGTGTTCAACGACGAGGGCCTGGGCAACGGCTGGCTGCTGCCCGCCGGCCCGCTGCGCGAACCCTGGCCGCGCCGCGTCAGCGCCCTGCTCTACAGCGGCGCCCAGCCCCCGCCCGGCAGCAGCGCCCCCGCCTTTGCCCTGCAGCGGCGCCTGGCGCCCTGCGCCTACGACGCCCAGGGCCAGCGCTGGCCGCTGCAGGCGCTGCGCGGCCAGCCGCTGCAGGCCCTGGCGGCCGTGGCGCGGCCGGAGGAATTCTTTGCCATGCTGCGCGCCCAGGGGCTGCAGCTGGCGCACACCCAGGCGCTGCCCGATCACTATGATTTTGATAGCTGGCAGCGCGCTCCAGATAAGCCCTACACCCTGATTTGCACCGAAAAAGACGCCGTTAAACTCTGGCTGAGCGAACCCCAGGCGCTGGCCGTGGGGCTGGAGCTGGTGTTGCCCGAGGGCTTTTGGACGCTGCTCGACGCCTCGCTATCATCCCCTCCTTGATTTTTTGCCCAAGCCGCCATGGATACCAAACTGCTCGAACTGCTGGTCTGCCCCGTCACCAAAGGCCCCCTCACCTATGACCGCGAACGCCAGGAGCTGGTCTCGCGCAGCGCGCGCCTGGCCTACCCGGTGCGCGACGGCATTCCGGTGCTGCTCGAAAACGAAGCCCGCCCGCTGAGCGACGAAGAACTGCAGCAGGCATGAGCTTCACCGTCCTGATTCCGGCGCGCATGGCATCGAGCCGCCTGCCGGACAAGCCCCTGGCCGACATCGCCGGCCTGCCCATGGTGGTGCGCGTGGCGCGCCAGGCGCAGCAAAGCGGCGCGGCGCGCACCGTGGTCGCGGCCGACGACGCCCGCATCCTCGCCGCCTGCACCGCGCACGGCGTCGAGGCCGTGCTCACCGACGCCGCCCACCCCAGCGGCAGCGACCGCCTGGCCCAAGCCTGCACGCTGCTGGGCCTGGACGGCGACGCCGTGGTCGTCAACGTGCAAGGCGACGAGCCTTTGATGGCCCCCGCGCTCATCGACGCCGTCGCCGCCCTGCTGCCGGCCCAGCCCGGCGCCAGCATGGGCACGGCGGCCCACGCCCTGAGCAGCCTGGCCGAGTACGAGAACCCCAACGTCGTCAAGGTGGTGTGCAACGCGCGCGGCCTGGCGCAGTACTTCAGCCGCGCGCCCATCCCCTGCGCCCGCGACCACGCCGGCCAGGCCTGGTGGCAGGGCGCGCCGGCGCAGCCAGCGCTCGCCGACTTTGCACCGCTGCGCCACATCGGCATCTACAGCTACCGCGCCGGGTTCTTGCGCCAGTTCCCACAGCTCACGCCCGCGCCCACCGAGGCCATCGAGGCGCTGGAGCAGCTGCGCGCCCTCTGGCACGGCCACGGCATTGCCGTGCACATCACACCAGAAATGCCAGGCCCGGGGGTCGATACCCCGGCCGATCTGGCACGCGTGCGCGCCCTGCTGGCCACCGCCCGGGCGTAAGCCAGGCCAGGGTTTACGCGTGCTATCCTCTCAAGTCCTATACAAGAGTTGCACTTCGTAGCAGCCCCCGCGATTTACATACCATCCGAGGAACCTCCATGAGACTGATCCTGTTGGGCGCACCCGGCGCCGGCAAAGGCACGCAAGCGGCTTTCATCTGCCAGAAATACGGCATTCCGCAAATCTCCACCGGCGATATGCTGCGCGCCGCCGTCAAAGCCGGCACGCCGCTGGGCCTGCAGGCCAAGGCGGTGATGGATGCCGGCCAGCTCGTCAGCGACGATCTCATCATCAACCTCGTCAAAGAGCGCATCGCCCAGGCCGACTGCGCCCAGGGCTTTTTGTTCGACGGCTTCCCGCGCACCATCCCCCAGGCCGAAGCGATGAAGGCCGCCGGCGTCAAGCTCGACTACGTGCTCGAAATCGACGTGCCGTTCGACGCCATCATCGAGCGCATGAGTGGCCGGCGCTCGCACCCGGCCTCGGGCCGCACCTACCACGTCACCTTCAACCCGCCCAAGGTCGCCGGCAAGGACGACGTCACCGGCGAAGACCTGGTGCAGCGCGAGGACGACAAGGAAGAAACCGTGAAAAAGCGCCTGGACGTGTACAGCGCCCAGACCCGTCCGCTGGTCGATTACTACTCCAGCTGGGCCCAGCAAAACCCGGCCGCCGCGCCCAAGTACCGCGCCATCAGCGGCACCGGCAGCGTCGAGCAGATTACGGACCGCGCCCTCTCGGCCCTGGCCGGCTAAAACCCCATCGCTCAATGCCCACCCGCCCCCGGCCCCATGCCAGCGGCGGGTTTTTTATCCTAAATCCGGCAGTTGGATGCGCCCGTCAGTGCTGTGTTAGTTAGTCCCGCAGAGAAGCCGCTTTATTCAGCCCATGCTTTTTCAAACGGCATTCAGTTTCTCAGGCGTTATTCAGCGCCTTGCTGGCCGTTTCTCCGGGCTTCGCCTGCGGGCAGTTTGCCTATTTCAAGCCTTTTGGGCCCTGGCCCTTGCGCAGCAAGCGCAAGCAGCTATCATTTTGCAAGCGTTCCGCTGCCTCGGTGGCGCTGTGCTTTTGCGCAGTTCGCGCCCGTCGTCAAGTTGGGGCTTCCCGTTTTGGCCTCCGGGTCTAACTTTTCATCGCAGCCGACCGGCTACGCCGTCGGCTGAATTCAGGGCGTTAGTCGTCACTTGGTTCACTCAGGAATATCCATGAAGATCATTGGTCTTATCGGTGGTATGAGTTGGGAGTCAACGATTCCTTACTATCGTCAAATTAACGAAATAGTGAAGGAACGTCTCGGTGGATTGCACTCTGCAAAACTCATCCTTTATTCGGTTGATTTTGATGAGATTGAGCGACTTCAGCATTGCGGTAACTGGGAAGCAGCAGGGGCTGTCTTGGCAGGCGCTGCTCGCGCACTAGAAGCGGCAGGGGCATCTTTTTTAGTATTGTGCACAAATACAATGCACAAAGTAACACCCCATATTGAAGCGGCAGTCACTATCCCACTACTCCATATTGCAGATCCAACAGCCACTGAAATTAAACGAGCTGGTTATTCGACTATTGGTTTGCTTGGTACGCGGTTTACAATGGAACAGCCATTTTATCGCGACCGTTTAAGTACAACTCATAACCTTCGCGTCATCGTTCCTGAACAAAATGATCGCGAAATAATTCATCGCATCATTTACGAAGAATTATGTTTAGGAATTATCAAATCAGAATCTCGCAATGAATATCAAAGAATCATCAAAATCCTTGCATCAAAAGGTGCAGAGGCCATCATTCTTGGATGTACTGAAATATCACTACTCATCAATCAGCAAGATACAGTGATTCCATTATTCGACACCACTGCCATTCATGCCAAGGCCGCCGCACAGGAAGCTATAAATTAGAGATATTTTATTTTCTCAGTTCATACCTATCATAAATCTGGAGTTTCCCGTTTTTGCCTCCGGGTCTAACTTTTCATCGCAGCCGACCGGCTACGCCGTCGGCTGAATTCAGGGCGATGGGCGTGCCAGGCAAGGCGAGAGGACGCCGCGCACTCCTGTGCGCAAGGACGAGCAACGCAGCATGGCGCGGCCAGCACGGTGCTGGCGGGTGCATAGCGCTCTCACCCAATAGGTGAACGCTACCGGAGCCAAAAATATCAAAGCCCATAAGATGTTATTGAGGGTTGCAAGCGATCAACTGCCGGATTTAGGGTTATTTATGCCCCCAGCAGCTGCAGCTGCAGCGCAATGCGCGCCTTCACCGGGCTCAGGCCCGGGGTGCTGGGAAATGGATCGTCGGCCTGCACCAGCAGCTGCCCCAGGGAACAGCGCGTGGCCACACGCACCGCCACGCCGGCGCGCTGCGCCCGCTCCAGCGCCGCGTGCAGGGCGCGGTGCAGCGTACCGTTACCCGTGGCAGCAACAACGATGCCCTGCGTGCCATCGGCCACCAGGGCATCAACGATGCGGCCATCGGCCCCGGCGTGGCTCAGCACGATCTCCACGCGCGGCGCAGCCCCGGCGTCCACTATCTTTTTAATAGCTGCTGGCGCTGGATTGACAAGCGCTAGCGGCCTGTTATGCCTCCAGCGCAGCACCCCCTCTTCGACCCAGCCCAAGGGGCCATCGTCGCCCGAGCTGAAGGCGTCGATCCGGTACGGGTGCACCTTGCTCACGGCCTGCGCGCCGTGCACGCTGCCCGCAGCCACCACCAGCACGCCCTGCACCCCGGCGCTGGCGGCCACGGCCAGCGCGTCGCGCAGGTTTTGCGGCCCATCGGGCGCGAGCGCCGTCGCCGGGCGCATGGCGCAGGTCAGCACCACGGGCTTGCGCGCTGCCAGCACGCTGTGCAAAAACCAGGCCGTTTCCTCCAGCGTATCGGTGCCGTGGGTGATGACGATGGCGCGCACCTGGCTGTTCACCAGCAGCTGCGTGCAGCGCTGCGCCAGGGCGCGCCAGACGGCCCAATCCATGTCCTTGCTATCGACCTGGGCCAGCTGCTCCATCGCCAGCGGGCCACGCGCGGCCTGCTCCAGCCCCGGCACGGCAGCGAGCAGGGCCTGCACCGACAGCTGCGCCGCCCGGTAGCCCAGGCCCGCCCCGGGCTGCAGCGCCGTACCGGCAATGGTGCCGCCCGTGCCCAGCACGACGATTTTTCCTGCGCTCACTTGCCCACCCCTTGAAACTGTTTAAAAATACAGATACTGAAATAAAACCCAGGTCACCCCTGCACAGGAGCCGCCCGAATGCACGACCAGCCCAAACTCACCGCCCGCCAGCAGCAGGTGCTCGATTTGATCCAAACCGCCATCGCCCACACCGGCGCCCCGCCCACGCGCGCCGAAATCGCGGCCGAACTCGGCTTCAAGTCGGCCAACGCCGCCGAAGAACACCTGCAGGCGCTGGCGCGCAAAGGCGTGATCGAGCTGGTCAGCGGCACCTCGCGCGGCATCCGCCTGTGCAGCGAAGCGGTGCGCAGCATCAACGCCCTGCGCGGCACCCAGTTCAGCCTGCCCATTGCCGGCCTGCAGCAGCTCACGCTGCCCCTCATAGGCCGCGTTGCCGCCGGCGCGCCGATTCTCGCGCAGGAACATGTCGATCAAACCTACTGCGTCGAAAGCAGCCTGTTTGCGCACAAGCCCGACTACCTGCTCAAGGTGCGCGGCATGTCGATGCGCGATATCGGCATCATGGATGGCGACCTGCTGGCCGTGCAATCCACGCACGAGGCGCGCAACGGCCAGATCGTCGTTGCCCGCCTGGGCGATGAGGTCACCGTCAAGCGCCTGCGCCGCACCGCCCAAGGCGTGGAGCTGCTGCCCGAGAACCCGGACTACCCCGTCATCCACGTCGGCCCTGGCGAGCCCTTCGCCATCGAGGGCCTGGCCGTGGGCCTGATCCGCAACACCTTGCTCAGCTGATACCGTTGGTTGCAGTGCCGCAAGGCACAATGGTGGGATGAACATTGTCATTCTTGACGATTACCAGGACGCCGTCCGCAAGCTGCACTGCGCCACGCGCCTCGATCCCTACACCGCCAAGGTCTACACCAACACCGTCAAGGGGCTGGGCCAGCTCTCGGTGCGCCTGCGCGATGCCGACATCATCGTCCTCATCCGCGAGCGCACGCACATCACGCGCCAGCTGGTAGAAAAGCTGCCCCGGCTCAAGCTCATTGCGCAAACGGGCCGTGTCGGGGGCCACATCGACGTCAACGCCTGCACCGAGCGCGGCGTGGCCGTGGCCGAGGGCGTGGGCTCGCCCGTGGCGCCAGCGGAGCTGACCTGGGCCCTCATCATGGCCGCCATGCGCCGCCTGCCGCAGTACATCGCCAACCTCAAGCACGGCGCCTGGCAGCAATCGGGGCTGCGCTCTGCCTCCATGCCGCCCAATTTCAGCCTGGGCCATGTGCTGCGCGGCAAAACGCTGGGCATCTGGGGCTATGGCCGCGTGGGCCAGCTGGTGGCGGGCTATGGCCGCGCCTTTGGCATGAACGTGCGCATCTGGGGGCGTGAAGCTTCGCGCGCCCAGGCCCTGGCCGATGGCTACCAGGTGGCCAACTCGCGCGAAGAATTTTTTGCCCAAAGCGACGTGCTCTCGCTGCACATGCGCCTCAATGAGGACACGCAAGGGGTCATCAAGCTGCAGGATTTGTCGCTCATGAAGCCGACGGCACTGCTGGTCAACACCGCCCGCGCCGAGCTGATAGAAACCGACGCCCTGATCGCCGCCCTGAACCGGGGCCGCCCCGGCATGGCGGCCCTGGACGTGTTCGACACCGAACCCATCTTGCAGGGCCACGCCCTGCTGCGGCTGGAAAACTGCATCTGCACGCCGCACATCGGCCTGGTGGAGCAAGACAGCTACGAGCTGTATTTCGGCTCGGCCTTTGACAACGTCGTCAACTTCATTCGGGGCACGCCGACGAACATCGTCAACCCCGGGGCGCTGCAGGTGCGGCGCTAAAGCGCGCAGCGCCACCCAAGCGCCCAGCTACGGCTCCTGCAGCTCCTGCGCCACGGCCTCATAGACGGCCTGGCGCACCACGGTTTCCACTTCCTGGCGCACGCGCTGCACCATGGTACGCGTCTGCTCCTGCACGACGATGGCGATGGCTTCGCGCAGACGCTGGTCGAGCACCAAATCCACGCGCTGCAACACCCGGTGCACCAGGTCTTCCTCCAGCCCCTCGGGCACGGCCGGCGCCGGGCTGGTCAGCAGCAAATCGGGCAGCAGCACGGCTGGCGGCGGCGCTGCAGGCTCGGGCGCCCACACTGGCGGCGCTACAGGCGCTACGGGCGCTGGAGGCACCACCGGGGGCAGCGGCTGCGACAGCTCAGTGGCGGTATGCGTCACCACCTCCGTCAAGGTGGGCACAAAACGCGGCGGGGTGCGGGGGGGCGGCTGGGTCATGGATCAAGAGCCTTGCAGCACCAGGTCATGGCGAATGAGGCCATAGCCCTGCGCCTGGTAGTCGCGCCAGCGCTGGCGCGCCTGTTGGCGGTCGGACATATCGTGGGCACTGACGACTTCGATCACGCGGGCAAAGCGTTCAAAGCCGCTGGGAATGCCAGCCCCGAGGTTGAGCAGCATCTCCTGGTGCGGCGCATCGTCGGTGCGGCTGGCCAGCACAATGGGCGAGAGGCGCCACAGATCAGCGTCGCAGCCCTCGACCGCATGGGCGACGAAGTCCTGCGGCCGCATATGCCACATCAGCTCATCGAGCGGCGCCAGCAGCTCTGGCGGCGCCAGCACCACCAGGCGGGATTCGCGCTGCAACGCCTTGCGCGCAAAACGGCAGGCGTAGGCGAGCTTGTCGGGGGCGTTGAAGTGAAACGCGATCTCTGGCACGGCGCCCTCGCTCACTGCGCCTTGGCTTTGGGCTTGGCTTTGGGATTGCCTTTAGGCTTGGCGGCCTTGCCCACGGCAGCGCTGTCGAGCAGGTACTGCAGCAGCAGGCCCACGGGGCGGCCCGTGCCGCCCTTGGCGGCGCCGCTTTTCCAGGCGGTGCCGGCAATATCGAGGTGCGCCCAGGGCGTATCGCCCACAAAGCGCTGCAAAAACTTGGCCGCCGTCACGGCGCCCGCCGGGCGCCCGCCGACGTTGGCCAGATCGGCAAAATGGCTCTTGAGCCCCTCGGCGTAATCGTCGTCGAGCGGCAGGCGCCAGCAGGGATCGAGCGCCGCATCGCCAGCGGCCTGCAGGCTGCCAGCGAGCGTGTCGCAGCTGGCAAACAAGCCGCTGCGCACGCCGCCCAGGGCAATCACGCAGGCGCCGGTGAGGGTGGCAATGTCGATGATGGCGCGCGGCTTGAAGCGGGCGGCGTAGGTCAGCGCGTCGCACAGCACCAGGCGGCCTTCGGCGTCGGTGTTGAGGATTTCAATGGTCTGGCCGCTCATGCTGGTGACGACGTCGCCAGGCTTGACGGCTTGACCACCCGGCATGTTCTCGGTAGCGGCGATCAGGCCAACGACGTTGATCTGCGGCTGCAGCAGCGCCAGCGCCTGGAACACGCCCAGCACGCTGGCAGCGCCGCCCATGTCGAATTTCATCTCGTCCATCTCGGCGGCAGGCTTGAGCGAGATGCCGCCGGTGTCAAACGTAATGCCCTTGCCGACCAGCACCACCGGCGCCTCTTTCTTGCCCGCGCCCTGGTAGCGCAGCTCGATGAAGCGCAGCGGCTCGGCCGAGCCCTGGGCCACGGCCAGGAAAGCGCCCATGCCGAGTTTTTCCAGCGCGGCCCGCTCCATCACCTGGCATTCAATCGGCCCGCCAGCGAGCGCCTGCGCCGCCTGTGCCAGCAGCGTGGGCGTGGCGTGGTTGGCCGGGCGGTTGGCCCATTCGCGCGCCAGGGCCACACCCGCTGCCAGCGCCTGGCCCTGTGCAAAGGCCGCCTGCAGCGATTTTTTCTCGGGCACGGCCAGCACCACCTGCACCAGCGCCGGCGCCTTGGCCTGGGGCTTGGTGGCGGTATACACGTAGCTGGCATCGGCCACAGCCTGCACTGCTGCCGTCAGCGCCGCAGCGCTGGGCGTATGGGCAAAACACACCAGAGCCTGGGCCACGCCCGCCGCCTTGAACGCGCCAGCGCAGGCCAGCAGCGCCTGGCGCACGGCCTTGGCGCTGCCATTGCCGCAGCCAGCGAGCAGCACGCGGCGCGCGGCCACGGCGGGCAGCTGGTACAGCTCTAGCAGTTTGCCTGGCTGGGGCTCCAAATCCTGGTGCTTGAGCGCGTGCGCCACCAGCGCCGACAGCGGATCACTGCCAGCGACGAACCCCTCGCCCACCAGCAGCACCAGCAGGTCGCATTTTTCGGTGGCGGCTTGCGGCAGCGCCAAGGCCTTGAGTTCAAAGTTCATAATCGACGTTTTCCTTGGGCCGTGATGTTATTCGATTCATCTATTCGTAAAGAGCTGGCGCGCAGCTTTGGCGCGACGCTGGTGGTGCTGGTCACCGTGGTCATGACCATGATGCTGATCCGCACCCTGGGCCAGGCCTCGCGCGGCAACGTCAATCCGTCGGACGTGATGCTCATCATGGGCTTTACCGTACTCGGGCAGTTGTCCACCATCTTGAGCCTGAGCCTGTTCATTGCCATCGTCGGCACACTCTCGCGCATGTACCGCGACAGTGAGATGGTGATCTGGTTTGCCAGCGGGCGCGGCCTGGCCAGCCTGGTCGGGCCCCTGCTGCGTTTTGCCTGGCCGGTACTGCTGACGATTGCCGTACTGGCGCTGGGCGTGTGGCCTTGGGCCAACGAGCAGATTCAAACGCTCAAAACCCAGTTCGAACAGCGCAGCGACGTCGATCGCATCGCCCCGGGCGAATTTCAAGAGTCGGCCAACGGCACGCGCGTGTTCTTCATCGACAAGGACAGCCCGGACGACAAGTCGGCCAGCAACGTCTTCATCGCCGCCAACGAGCATGGGCGCGAATCGGTCACGTCGGCGCGCAGCGCCAAGGTGGAGATCATCGACGGCGAACGCGTGGCCTTTTTGCTGCAGGGCTCGCGCATGGAAACGCGCACCGACAGCCCCACCCTGCGCCTGAGCAGCTTTGCCGAATACAGCACCCGCATTGAGCGCAGCACGACACCGAGCGCCATCGTAGAAATCATGGCCAAGTCCCTGCCCACGCTAGCGCTGCTGCAAAGCCCCGAGCCCTCGCTGCGCGCCGAACTTGGCTGGCGCCTGGGGCTGGCCCTGGGCGCCTTCAACCTGGTGCTGCTGGCGCTGGCCGTCGCCAGTGTCAACCCGCGCGCCGGGCGCAGCAGCAGCCTGGTGTTTGCGCTCTTTGCCTTCATCGTTTACTACAACTTCATGACCCTGGGCCAGAGCTGGGTCGGCGCCGAACGCATCGGCCTGCTGCCCATGCAGCTGCTGCTGCACGGCGGCATGTTCAGCCTTGCCTTGCTGACGCTGGCCGTGCGCCACAACCGCTGGTCGCCGCGCCAGCTGCTCGGGGCGGGCCGCACTGGGGCTACTGCATGAAAATCCTGCGCCGCTTTATCTACCGCGAGGCTGCCCTGGCGATCACCTACGTCACCATCAGCTTTCTCGCGCTGTTTTTCTTCTTCGACATGATCGACGAGCTGCGCTGGGTGAACAACCAGCCCGGCGGCTACCAGCTCTCGCACGCCCTGCTGACGGTGGCGCTGCGCCTGCCCAACTACCTCTACGAACTGCTGCCGATCACGGTGCTGATCGGCACCATCTACGTCATGGCCAGCCTGGCGCAAAGCTCGGAGTTCACCATCATGCGCACCAGCGGCCTGGGGCCGGGGCGGGCACTGGGCACGCTCTTGGCGCTGGGCGGCATCTTCGTCGTCATCACGTTTGCCGTCGGTGACTACCTGGCGCCGCTGTCGGATCGCACCGGGCAGCTGCTCAAGGCACGCTTTCGCGGCGAGCTCACCGGCAGCGCCAGCGGCGGCTGGCTCAAAGAGCGCCAGGACGACCATGCCCTGGCCGTCAACGTGCGCGCCCTCGGGCCTGACGGGCTGATGCTCGATCTGCGCATTTTTGACTTTGACGCCCAAGGGCGCCTGAGCCGCCAAATCCGTGCCGCCTCGGCCCGGGTGGCCGCCGACGGCCAGGGCTGGGAGCTCGAGCAGGTGCAGCAGCGCCAATTCCTGCTCAGCGGCGCCGACCAGGCACGCGTCGAAGTCAGCCACAGCCCCCAGCTGCTGTGGCCCACCAGCATCAGCGCCGACATGGTGTCGGCGGCGCTGCTCAAGCCCGACCGAATGCCCACCATCGAGCTATTCCAGTACATCCGCCACCTGCAAGACAACGGCCAGTCGGCGCAAAAATACGAAATCGAGTTCTGGCGCAAGGTCTTCTACCCCCTGTCCTGCCTGGTGATGGTGGTGCTGGCGCTGCCCTTTGCCTACCTGCACTTTCGCTCTGGTGGCATTGCTGCCTACGTCTTTGGCGGCGTCATGGCAGGCATCAGCTTCTTCATGCTC
This DNA window, taken from Acidovorax sp. HDW3, encodes the following:
- the lptF gene encoding LPS export ABC transporter permease LptF; protein product: MLFDSSIRKELARSFGATLVVLVTVVMTMMLIRTLGQASRGNVNPSDVMLIMGFTVLGQLSTILSLSLFIAIVGTLSRMYRDSEMVIWFASGRGLASLVGPLLRFAWPVLLTIAVLALGVWPWANEQIQTLKTQFEQRSDVDRIAPGEFQESANGTRVFFIDKDSPDDKSASNVFIAANEHGRESVTSARSAKVEIIDGERVAFLLQGSRMETRTDSPTLRLSSFAEYSTRIERSTTPSAIVEIMAKSLPTLALLQSPEPSLRAELGWRLGLALGAFNLVLLALAVASVNPRAGRSSSLVFALFAFIVYYNFMTLGQSWVGAERIGLLPMQLLLHGGMFSLALLTLAVRHNRWSPRQLLGAGRTGATA
- the lptG gene encoding LPS export ABC transporter permease LptG, which codes for MKILRRFIYREAALAITYVTISFLALFFFFDMIDELRWVNNQPGGYQLSHALLTVALRLPNYLYELLPITVLIGTIYVMASLAQSSEFTIMRTSGLGPGRALGTLLALGGIFVVITFAVGDYLAPLSDRTGQLLKARFRGELTGSASGGWLKERQDDHALAVNVRALGPDGLMLDLRIFDFDAQGRLSRQIRAASARVAADGQGWELEQVQQRQFLLSGADQARVEVSHSPQLLWPTSISADMVSAALLKPDRMPTIELFQYIRHLQDNGQSAQKYEIEFWRKVFYPLSCLVMVVLALPFAYLHFRSGGIAAYVFGGVMAGISFFMLNTVFGYAGNLRQWWPWLTAAAPGLIYSALSLGAFGWLVLRR